The Bacillus zhangzhouensis region GGAATTCGAAGCGGTCAAAAAAGAAATTCCGAAGCTGGCTCAGTTTAAAGGCAAGCTGGCCCATTCTGCTGATGTTCTGTATGAAGCCCTAACCTTTCAGGATCAACTTTCTGAAAAGCTTGGCAAGCTTTATACATATGCGCATATGAAATATGATGAAGATACAACGAACTCATCCTTTCAGGCGTTAAATGATAAGGCATCAAATCTATTTACACAGCTGTCTAGTACATCTGCTTATATTGTTCCAGAGATTTTATCAATTCAAGAAGATAAATTGCAGCAATTCATACTAGAAAAAGAAGAATTAAAACTGTATTCACATGCTCTCGAAGAAATTAATAAAGAGCGTCCACATATTTTAAGTGAGGAACAAGAAGCTTTATTAGCTGAGGCCTCTGAACCACTTTCATCTTCATCTACTACTTTTAGTATGTTTAACAACGCCGATATTTCGTTTCCTTCTGTAAAGGATGAGAATGGGGAGGAAAAGAAAATTACCCATGGCAACTTTATCACATTTTTAAATAGTGATGATCGTGAAGTGAGAAAGAATGCCTTTAAAGCTGTGTATAAAACGTATGATCAGTATAAGAACACGCTTGCTTCTACATTGAGCGGTTCGATTAAGAAGGATAATTTTTATGCAAAAGTACGAAATTACAAATCGGCAAGAGAAGCAGCATTATCACGAAACAGCATCCCGGAAGAAGTGTATGACAATCTAATTGATACAGTTCATCAATATTTACCGTTATTACACCGCTATATTGAATTACGTAAAAAGGTATTAAAGCTTGATGAAGTACACAATTACGACTTGTATACACCACTTGTGAAAGATGCTGGCATGAAGCTGACCTACGATGAAGCAAAGGATTATATGCTGAAAGGGTTAGCGCCATTAGGAGAAGAATATGTGTCCGTGTTAAAAGAAGGACTCAAAAATCGCTGGGTAGACGTTTATGAGAATAAAGGAAAACGAAGCGGTGCGTATTCATCTGGAAGCTATGGTACAAATCCATATATCCTCATGAACTGGCAAAATAATATTGATAATTTGTTTACACTGGCTCATGAATTTGGGCACTCTGTCCACAGCTACTACACAAGAAAGCACCAGCCATATCCTTATGGAAACTATAGTATCTTTGTAGCTGAAGTGGCTTCCACTACAAATGAAGCGTTACTAGGCGAATACCTGCTTAATCATTTAGACGATAAAAAGCAGCGTTTGTATGTATTAAACCACTTGTTAGAAGGTTTTAGAGGAACGGTATTCAGACAAACGATGTTTGCTGAGTTTGAGCATCTTATTCATGTGAAAGCACAAGAAGGAGAGGCTTTAACGCCAGAATTTATGACCAATCTTTATTACGACCTAAACAAGAAGTATTTTGGTGACGGCATGGTGGTTGATAAGGAAATTGGATTAGAGTGGACGAGAATCCCTCATTTCTATTATAACTATTATGTGTATCAATACGCGACAGGCTATAGTGCGGCGCAGGCATTAAGCAAACAAATATTACAAGAAGGAAAACCAGCGGTAGAGCGCTACACAGATTTCCTTAAAGCAGGAAGCTCTGATTATCCAATCAATGTTCTGAAAAAAGCTGGTGTTGATATGGCTTCTAAAGAACCAATTGAAGCAGCATGTCAATTGTTCGAAGAAAAATTAAAAGAAATGGAAGAGCTCATCTCCAAAACAGGTGAGTAATGAAAAGACTTCTGTCAGACGAGTGAGTGTCAGCTCATCTTTTGACAGGAGTTTTTTTCTCATAAAAAAGACCTCTTTAG contains the following coding sequences:
- the pepF gene encoding oligoendopeptidase F, whose amino-acid sequence is MLSYFISMFHDHFDHDKKKVVLLLNRKKRFFLILLVCLVFISAYDLTNIVQNKEDKYNTNFFHFPKGWFNTTHARGIHMTSQNKNNHLPDRSEVKEEYKWRLEDIFENVDAWNKEFEAVKKEIPKLAQFKGKLAHSADVLYEALTFQDQLSEKLGKLYTYAHMKYDEDTTNSSFQALNDKASNLFTQLSSTSAYIVPEILSIQEDKLQQFILEKEELKLYSHALEEINKERPHILSEEQEALLAEASEPLSSSSTTFSMFNNADISFPSVKDENGEEKKITHGNFITFLNSDDREVRKNAFKAVYKTYDQYKNTLASTLSGSIKKDNFYAKVRNYKSAREAALSRNSIPEEVYDNLIDTVHQYLPLLHRYIELRKKVLKLDEVHNYDLYTPLVKDAGMKLTYDEAKDYMLKGLAPLGEEYVSVLKEGLKNRWVDVYENKGKRSGAYSSGSYGTNPYILMNWQNNIDNLFTLAHEFGHSVHSYYTRKHQPYPYGNYSIFVAEVASTTNEALLGEYLLNHLDDKKQRLYVLNHLLEGFRGTVFRQTMFAEFEHLIHVKAQEGEALTPEFMTNLYYDLNKKYFGDGMVVDKEIGLEWTRIPHFYYNYYVYQYATGYSAAQALSKQILQEGKPAVERYTDFLKAGSSDYPINVLKKAGVDMASKEPIEAACQLFEEKLKEMEELISKTGE